A single region of the Ancylobacter novellus DSM 506 genome encodes:
- the recR gene encoding recombination mediator RecR produces the protein MPRAVAGPEIERLIQLLARVPGLGPRSARRAALHLIKKREQLMSPLASAFEEVLGKISTCRVCGNIDVRDPCSICVDETRDPTLLVVVADVSDLWALERAGAINARYHVLGGTLSPLDGIGPEDLNLKTLIERAHDGTVKEVLLALGATVDGQTTAHYVTEMLRDSGVAVTRLAHGVPVGGELDYLDEGTLAAAIKARTSL, from the coding sequence ATGCCCCGCGCCGTCGCCGGCCCCGAAATCGAACGCCTGATCCAGCTGCTTGCCCGCGTGCCGGGGCTCGGGCCGCGCTCGGCGCGGCGCGCGGCGCTGCACCTGATCAAGAAGCGCGAGCAGTTGATGAGCCCGCTCGCCAGCGCCTTCGAGGAGGTCCTGGGCAAGATCTCCACCTGCCGGGTCTGCGGCAATATCGACGTGCGCGACCCTTGCTCGATCTGCGTCGACGAGACCCGCGACCCCACCCTGCTGGTGGTCGTCGCCGACGTCTCGGACCTCTGGGCGCTGGAGCGCGCGGGCGCGATTAACGCGCGATATCATGTGCTCGGCGGCACGCTCTCGCCGCTCGACGGTATCGGGCCCGAGGACCTGAACCTGAAGACGCTCATCGAGCGGGCGCATGACGGCACCGTCAAGGAGGTGCTGCTCGCGCTCGGCGCCACCGTCGACGGCCAGACCACCGCCCACTATGTCACGGAAATGCTTCGCGATTCCGGCGTGGCGGTGACCCGCCTCGCCCATGGCGTGCCGGTCGGCGGCGAGCTCGACTATCTCGACGAGGGCACGCTGGCGGCGGCGATCAAGGCGCGCACCAGCCTCTGA
- a CDS encoding sodium:proton antiporter produces MTTTKAAARIVLSVAVLAVCAASPALAAEGKGIDGASLPLLWGLPFVGMLLSIAVIPLLAGHFWHHHYGKVALFWALAFLVPFIAVFGSGLAVYEVAHAALLEYIPFIILLFTLFTISGGILLTGNLKGSPGVNTALLAIGTVLASFIGTTGASMVLIRPLLRANDERRHNAHTVIFFIFLVSNIGGSLTPLGDPPLFLGFLKGVSFFWTTEYLFHDTAVIAAILLGVFYLLDRYFYAREEGLPAKVDPTPETERLGLRGRRNLPLLAGVIAAILMSALWQPGIEFDILGTHVPLPSIVRDVALLVLAYVSIRITPEFIRERNGFDWEPIREVAKLFAAIFLTIIPVIAILKAGSEGALSPLVAMVTDEAGNPFNAGYFWMTGLLSGFLDNAPTYLVFFNLAGGDPQELMTTHAVTLEAISAGAVFMGALTYIGNAPNFMVLAIAKSRGVAMPSFFGYMAWSGIFLLPCFALLTWLYFL; encoded by the coding sequence ATGACGACGACGAAAGCCGCCGCCCGTATCGTCCTGTCCGTAGCGGTGCTCGCTGTCTGCGCGGCGTCGCCCGCGCTGGCGGCGGAAGGCAAGGGGATCGACGGCGCGAGCCTGCCGCTTCTCTGGGGCCTGCCCTTCGTCGGCATGCTGCTCTCCATCGCCGTCATCCCGCTGCTGGCGGGCCATTTCTGGCATCATCATTACGGCAAGGTGGCGCTGTTCTGGGCGCTGGCCTTCCTCGTGCCCTTCATCGCCGTCTTCGGCTCGGGCCTCGCGGTCTACGAGGTCGCGCATGCGGCGCTGCTCGAATACATCCCCTTCATCATCCTGCTGTTCACGCTGTTCACCATCTCCGGCGGCATATTGCTCACCGGCAATCTCAAGGGCTCGCCGGGGGTGAACACCGCGCTGCTCGCCATAGGCACCGTACTGGCGAGCTTCATCGGCACCACCGGTGCCTCGATGGTGTTGATCCGCCCGCTGCTGCGCGCCAATGACGAGCGACGCCACAACGCCCACACCGTCATCTTCTTCATCTTCCTGGTGTCGAACATCGGCGGCTCGCTGACCCCGCTCGGTGACCCGCCGCTGTTCCTCGGCTTCCTCAAGGGCGTGAGCTTCTTCTGGACGACGGAGTATCTGTTCCACGACACCGCGGTGATCGCGGCGATCCTGCTCGGGGTGTTCTACCTGCTCGACCGCTATTTCTACGCCCGCGAGGAGGGGCTGCCGGCGAAGGTCGACCCGACGCCGGAGACCGAGCGGCTCGGCCTGCGCGGCCGGCGCAACCTACCGCTGCTCGCCGGCGTCATCGCCGCCATCCTGATGAGCGCGCTGTGGCAGCCGGGCATCGAGTTCGACATACTCGGCACGCATGTGCCGCTGCCCTCGATCGTGCGCGACGTCGCGCTGCTCGTGCTGGCCTATGTCTCGATCCGCATCACCCCGGAATTCATCCGCGAGCGCAATGGCTTCGACTGGGAGCCGATCCGCGAGGTCGCCAAGCTCTTCGCCGCCATCTTCCTCACCATCATCCCGGTGATCGCGATCCTGAAGGCGGGTTCCGAGGGCGCGCTGTCGCCGCTCGTCGCCATGGTCACCGACGAGGCGGGCAATCCGTTCAACGCCGGCTATTTCTGGATGACCGGCCTGTTGTCCGGCTTCCTCGACAACGCCCCGACCTACCTCGTCTTCTTCAACCTCGCCGGTGGCGACCCGCAGGAGCTGATGACGACGCACGCGGTGACGCTGGAGGCGATCTCGGCCGGCGCGGTGTTCATGGGCGCGCTGACCTATATCGGCAACGCACCCAACTTCATGGTGCTGGCCATCGCCAAGAGCCGCGGCGTCGCCATGCCGAGCTTCTTTGGCTACATGGCGTGGTCGGGCATCTTTCTCCTGCCCTGCTTCGCCCTGCTGACCTGGCTCTATTTCCTCTGA
- a CDS encoding DUF3016 domain-containing protein, whose protein sequence is MSPKITGLTGSALALAVALAVVPALPAGAQAATTVTFLNPEKYQDGNLSWGPVDQRLTLEGLQRIIQRLARERLPAGYEIDIAVLDLDLAGKINPIRSRTGELRVMRQDTWPSMKLSYTLRRGGKVVARGQDTLRAMNYLLDPAAVRSGEPLAFEKAMLDRWFRTRFAGLKAGRLAS, encoded by the coding sequence ATGTCCCCGAAGATCACTGGCCTGACCGGCAGCGCCCTGGCGCTGGCGGTGGCCCTTGCTGTTGTGCCTGCCTTGCCGGCCGGCGCGCAGGCCGCGACGACGGTCACGTTCCTCAACCCCGAAAAATACCAGGACGGTAACCTGTCCTGGGGGCCGGTCGACCAGCGCCTGACACTGGAAGGACTGCAGCGCATCATCCAGCGGTTGGCGCGCGAGCGCCTGCCGGCCGGCTACGAGATCGACATCGCCGTGCTCGACCTCGACCTCGCCGGCAAGATCAACCCGATCCGCTCGCGCACCGGTGAGCTTCGGGTGATGCGGCAGGACACATGGCCGTCGATGAAGCTCAGCTACACGCTGCGCCGCGGCGGCAAGGTGGTGGCACGCGGGCAGGACACGCTGCGCGCGATGAACTACCTGCTCGACCCGGCGGCCGTCCGCTCGGGCGAGCCGCTGGCCTTCGAGAAGGCCATGCTCGACCGCTGGTTCCGCACCCGTTTCGCCGGCCTCAAGGCTGGCCGGCTGGCCAGCTGA
- a CDS encoding phosphoenolpyruvate carboxykinase, whose protein sequence is MNQTGTRNEDHGAEAIGLSGTGRVFWNLSEPVLCERAVARGEARLSVDGALVAVTAPHTGRSPDDRYIVREEATEESIWWDNANALTRENFETLKTDFLAYAGGRTLFAQDLDAGADPAQRIGVRVFTEHAWHALFIRTMLRAPETAALAGFTPQLTLVCAPGFKADPERHGVRSPTVIACDLAQGLVLIGGTLYAGEMKKSVFSYLNYTLPERGVLPMHCSANRGKDGDVAVFFGLSGTGKTTLSADPARALIGDDEHGWSDKGVFNIEGGCYAKTIRLSAEAEPAIYAASRRFGTVLENVVLDGETRMPDFDDGSLAENARSAYPLDFIPNARTDGRGGLPKNVVMLTCDAFGVMPPLARLTPAQAMYHFLSGYTAKVAGTEAGVSEPKATFSTCFGAPFMPRHPSVYGKLLGELIAKHGTECWLVNTGWIGGRAGIGNRIPIETTRRLLDAALSGELAEVEFRTDPHFGFAVPAAVEGVDARLLDPARNWPTRIDHAMTARKLVGMFSANFVRFEKAVDDEVRAAQPGMAIAAE, encoded by the coding sequence TTGAACCAGACCGGCACACGAAACGAAGACCACGGCGCCGAGGCGATCGGGCTTTCCGGCACCGGCCGGGTGTTCTGGAACCTGTCCGAGCCCGTGCTGTGCGAGCGCGCCGTCGCCCGCGGCGAGGCGAGACTTTCGGTCGACGGAGCGCTGGTCGCCGTCACCGCCCCCCATACCGGCCGCAGCCCGGACGACCGCTACATCGTCCGCGAGGAAGCGACCGAGGAGTCGATCTGGTGGGACAATGCCAACGCCCTGACCCGCGAGAATTTCGAGACGCTGAAGACTGACTTCCTCGCCTATGCGGGCGGGCGTACCCTGTTCGCGCAGGATCTCGATGCCGGCGCCGACCCGGCCCAGCGCATCGGCGTGCGTGTCTTCACCGAGCATGCCTGGCACGCCCTGTTCATCCGCACCATGCTGCGTGCCCCCGAGACGGCGGCGCTGGCTGGCTTCACGCCGCAGCTCACGCTGGTCTGCGCGCCCGGCTTCAAGGCTGATCCGGAACGTCACGGCGTGCGCTCGCCCACCGTCATCGCCTGCGACTTAGCGCAGGGCCTCGTGCTGATCGGCGGCACGCTCTACGCCGGCGAGATGAAGAAGTCGGTGTTCAGCTATCTGAACTACACCCTACCCGAGCGCGGCGTGCTGCCCATGCACTGCTCCGCCAATAGGGGCAAGGACGGCGACGTCGCCGTGTTCTTCGGCCTGTCGGGCACCGGCAAGACCACGCTCTCCGCCGACCCGGCGCGGGCGCTGATCGGCGACGACGAGCATGGCTGGAGCGACAAGGGCGTCTTCAATATCGAGGGCGGCTGCTACGCCAAGACCATCCGCCTCTCCGCCGAGGCCGAACCCGCCATCTATGCCGCCTCGCGGCGCTTCGGCACGGTGCTGGAGAACGTCGTCCTCGACGGCGAGACCCGCATGCCGGACTTCGACGACGGCTCGCTCGCCGAGAATGCCCGCTCGGCCTATCCGCTCGACTTCATTCCCAATGCCCGCACCGACGGGCGCGGCGGCCTGCCGAAGAACGTGGTCATGCTGACCTGCGATGCCTTCGGCGTCATGCCCCCGCTCGCCCGGCTGACGCCGGCGCAGGCGATGTACCATTTCCTTTCCGGCTACACCGCCAAGGTGGCCGGTACCGAGGCCGGGGTGAGCGAGCCCAAGGCGACCTTCTCCACCTGCTTCGGCGCCCCCTTCATGCCGCGCCATCCTTCCGTCTACGGCAAGCTGCTGGGCGAATTGATCGCCAAGCACGGGACCGAATGCTGGCTGGTCAACACCGGCTGGATCGGCGGGCGCGCCGGCATCGGCAACCGCATCCCGATCGAGACCACGCGGCGCCTGCTCGACGCAGCTCTCTCCGGCGAGCTGGCCGAGGTCGAATTCCGCACCGACCCGCATTTCGGCTTCGCCGTGCCGGCGGCGGTCGAGGGCGTCGATGCGCGCCTGCTCGATCCGGCGCGCAACTGGCCGACCCGCATCGACCATGCCATGACCGCCCGCAAACTGGTCGGCATGTTCTCGGCCAATTTCGTCCGCTTCGAAAAGGCGGTCGACGACGAGGTCCGTGCGGCCCAGCCGGGTATGGCCATCGCGGCGGAATAG
- a CDS encoding HugZ family protein, whose amino-acid sequence MSSIAQPSNDFDPVATVKRLVRETQTGALATLDEDGGPYASLVQLATLPDGAPLLLLSRLARHTRNIGRDTRVSLLVDENRAGDELQGARAGLKGRIARLTEEDDIATARRRFLARHPDAAGFAGFSDFAFYRVELDGAHLVAGFGRIVDVDGAALLTETVGASEVLEAEEDAIAHMNADHKDAVQLYAMHLLGTGPGNWKIVGLDPEGCELMSGTSVRRLGFGRRISSTREMREVLVELAAKARSVAI is encoded by the coding sequence GTGTCCTCGATCGCCCAGCCTTCCAACGATTTCGATCCCGTCGCCACCGTGAAGCGTCTCGTACGAGAAACGCAGACCGGCGCGCTCGCCACCCTCGACGAGGATGGCGGCCCCTATGCCTCGCTGGTGCAACTCGCGACGCTTCCCGACGGCGCGCCACTGCTCCTGCTCTCCAGGCTCGCGCGCCACACGCGCAACATCGGGCGAGACACGCGTGTCTCGCTTCTCGTCGACGAGAACCGGGCCGGCGATGAGCTGCAGGGCGCCCGCGCCGGGCTCAAGGGGCGCATCGCGCGCCTCACCGAGGAGGACGACATCGCCACCGCGCGCCGCCGCTTCCTGGCGCGGCATCCCGACGCGGCGGGCTTCGCCGGCTTCTCCGACTTCGCCTTCTACCGCGTCGAACTCGACGGCGCCCATCTCGTCGCCGGCTTCGGCCGCATCGTCGACGTCGATGGGGCGGCGCTGCTGACCGAGACCGTCGGCGCTAGCGAAGTGCTCGAGGCGGAGGAGGACGCCATCGCCCACATGAACGCCGACCACAAGGACGCCGTGCAGCTCTACGCCATGCACCTCCTCGGCACCGGTCCCGGCAACTGGAAGATCGTCGGGCTCGACCCCGAAGGGTGCGAATTGATGAGCGGCACCAGCGTGCGCCGCCTCGGCTTCGGCCGGCGCATCTCCAGCACGCGGGAGATGCGTGAGGTTCTGGTCGAACTCGCTGCGAAAGCGCGCAGCGTCGCCATCTGA
- a CDS encoding response regulator transcription factor translates to MPTIALVDDDRNILTSVSIALESEGYRIQTYTDGATALDGFKTNPPDLAIFDIKMPRMDGMELLRRLRQKSDMPVIFLTSKDDEIDELFGLKMGADDFIKKPFSQRLLVERVKAVLRRVAPKDGTLPRETDSAKVLERGQLRMDPERHTCTWKGENVTLTVTEFLILQALATRPGVVKSRNALMDAAYDDQVYVDDRTIDSHIKRLRKKFKVVDDNFEMIETLYGVGYRFKE, encoded by the coding sequence ATGCCGACCATCGCTCTCGTCGACGACGATCGCAACATCCTCACCTCCGTGTCCATTGCCCTGGAATCCGAAGGCTACCGGATCCAGACCTACACGGACGGCGCGACGGCGCTGGACGGCTTCAAGACCAATCCACCGGATCTCGCCATCTTCGACATCAAGATGCCGCGCATGGACGGCATGGAGCTGCTGCGGCGCCTGCGCCAGAAGAGCGACATGCCGGTGATCTTCCTCACCTCCAAGGACGATGAGATCGACGAGCTCTTCGGCCTGAAGATGGGCGCCGACGACTTCATCAAGAAGCCGTTCTCGCAGCGCCTGCTGGTCGAGCGGGTGAAAGCGGTGCTGCGCCGCGTCGCGCCGAAGGACGGCACCCTGCCGCGCGAGACCGACAGCGCCAAGGTGCTGGAGCGCGGCCAGCTCCGCATGGACCCTGAGCGCCACACCTGCACCTGGAAGGGCGAGAACGTCACCCTGACCGTGACGGAGTTCCTCATCCTGCAGGCGCTCGCCACCCGCCCCGGCGTGGTGAAGAGCCGCAACGCGCTGATGGATGCGGCCTATGACGACCAGGTCTATGTCGACGACCGCACCATCGACAGCCACATCAAGCGGCTTCGCAAGAAGTTCAAGGTCGTCGACGACAATTTCGAGATGATCGAGACGCTCTATGGCGTCGGTTACCGCTTCAAGGAGTAG